TCTCAGGAGTAAAGAAGTGGTCAGGAATGGATGATGTCATAACTATAAGGGATCTCCACTTCAGCTACTCGAGAGAAGAGGTTTTAAGAGGCATAAATCTCACCCTTAAACAGGGCGAAGTGCTCGGTATTCTCGGGCCCAATGGAAGCGGGAAATCTACTTTGATGAGCATTATATGCGGGATTCAAAAAAACTGGAGCGGATCGATAGAGATAATGGGAAGTCCTCTAAAAGACTATACGGGTAAAAGATTGGCCAGAATACTTTCTTACATACCCCAGAGTTTCGATCCTTCCTTCGATCTGAAGGTGGAGACGATAGTCTCTTTCGGTAGGAACCCATATCTCAAAGGACTGTCCGGTCCTGGAGCCAAGGACTACGAAATCATAGACGAAGTCATGGAACTTACCGAGATATACGGGTTCAAAGACCGCTTCTTCAGTACACTGAGCGGCGGAGAAAAACAGAGAGTGGTCATTGCCAAAGCGCTCGCCCAGGAGGGAAGAATACTCCTCATGGACGAGTTCACCTCGCATCTCGATCCCGGACATTCAAGAAAAGTTGGCAAGATTGCCACCGATCTCGTTCGTGCCAAAGGTCTGAGTGCCATGGCCGTCTTTCACGATCTAAACCAGGCTATAGAGATGTCTGACAGACTGGTTTTCATGAAAGAGGGAAAGATCGAGGCACTTGGTGAAGTCTGGGAAACGGTGAACCCCGATGTAATATGGAAGGTTTATGGTCTCAGAGCCCAGATAATAACAAATCCCATTACGGAATTGCCACTGGTGGTTTTCTACGATTGATCGAGCGGGTTGGTAAGGTCGAAGGCTTCACCACCGGTTATCCTCACAAGATCTTCAAAAGTGGTCTCCACGGCCGAGCCCGAAGTTCCTGCAGAAGGATAGACTTTGTCGTATTCTCTCAACCATTCGTCAATCAGAACCTTCACTCCGTTAAGACCGAAGGGGCACACCCCGCCAGGTAAGAATCCGGTTAAGGATTCCGTCTCATCGGCGCTAGCAAGGCGTGGTTTCTCACCAGTCACTTTCTTCAATTTCGAGGAGGAGACTTTACGATCACCCGGACAGACAACTAGAAAGGCTCCGTTTTTCTTGCAAACAAAAAGGATCGACTTCGCGATCTGACCAACCGCAACGCCGAGCATACCGGCAGCGGTTACGGCCGTAGGTGTGGAACCGTCGGGGAATTCGCGGTACTTCAGTCCGTGCCTCTCCAAAACCCTTAGGACTTTTTCGGAAATCATTTCTCTCCCCCTTTTTTGCACGGCCTTAACAAAGGCAATGTCTGGATTCGCTAGAGTGAGATACACCGTTGCTGCTCGATCATTTTATCTTCCCATATCGTTTATTATAACCGCTTTTGCCAGCTCATGTGCCAACGAGGTGAAATCTTTTCCTTCGATGTTGCTCAGTACGACGACGAAAATGTCATCTTCCACGTACCGGCTTATTCTGGTAGAAGTTCCCTTGGTGTCGCCATCGTGATAGACCAGTCGCCTGTACTGTCCGGCGATGAACTCCGTTCCCACAAAAACACCATAGCCGGCTTCGTGAAGCTGGCTTGTAGGTGTTTCCATGATCTTCACCGACTCTTTGGACAGTATATTCGTGCCGTACAGAGCCCTGTCCCAGAGATATAGATCGTAAACCGTTGAATAGAGGCCACCAGCTCCTCCGGGCAGTTTTCTATCCACCCAGTCGGCCTCTCTGATAAACTCATCGTCGATAACATACGACTGGCAGTAATACGGCCGGGCCCATCCCGAGTCGTACTCGTTGAAATCATAGCCAGTGTTGTTCATACCGAGGGGCTTAAAGATATTTTCCCTCAAATATTCATCATAGGGCATTCCGCTTACTTTTTCTATAATTACCCCCAGAAGGAAGTAAGCACTGTTACTGTACAGGAAGGATGTTCCTGGTTCGAACCTGAGTGGAAGCGTGGAGATGTATTCGATTTCCGCGCTTTGAAGAGATTTGTCGTTTTCGTAAACACGTATATTTTCCAGTAATTCCTCGCTATTTATCATGGTTGGAATCCCCGAAGAGTGATTCAACATGTATTTAAGTAAAATCTTCTCTCCGTTCGGGAAGCCCTCCAGATACATTGACAGAGGATCGTCGAGTGTAAGCTCGCCTCTTTCGACGAGTTGCAAAATCGCCACGGCGGTGATCTGTTTCGTTATAGAGGCTATCCTGAACTTCTTTTCTGGAGTATTGGGGATATTTCTTTCAACGTCGGCCATTCCGTAACCGGCCGCATGAAGTATAGCATCGCCCCGGGCCACAAGAATCGCTCCCCAAAATCCTTCGAAATCAACGACTCTCTGAATGACTTCATTAAGGGGGTTAGCCAGGATCATTGAAGAGAAAAGTACAACGATACAGATAAACGCAATTTTTCTCATTTCCGCTTCCTTTCAATCATGTTATCCTTTTTGGTCGGCTTCACCAGAGCTTTCGCCGGATTTTTTCCAGTTGAGATAAGATATCTGAAACATCGGTTTTCCTGAGATTTTTCGCTGCGATTTCAAGCTTTGAGCCAAGTTCAGATATCTCTTCTACCCCGTACATTCTGCCAGATCCCTTGAGGCTGTGTCCCTCACGTGCCAGAGATTCGAGATCTCCCCTTTGAAGTAGCGAGCGGATCAACTCGATTGTTTTTCCAATATGTTTTCCGTACTCCTCGAACATATCTGAGGCCTCTTCGAGTGTCAACCCCATCTCTTTGGCGAATATCTCTATCTTCTCTTCGGAAGGATTTCTATTACCTCCACCGTCGGCAATATTCAAAGTCAAAATTTCACGTTTTTTTCCGGTCTTGCCGTATATTCCGGTGTAATACCTCACAGTTTCGAGAAGATCGGTTTGTTTTACCGGTTTGCCAAGGAAGCCGTCACAACCTGCCGAAATCGATCTCTCTTCGTCTCCCTGCATCGTATGGGCCGTTAGGGCGACGATAGGCATCTTGTAACCTTCGTCCCTCAAAATTCTAGTGGCCTCGTAACCGTCCATTACGGGCATCTGCATGTCCATCAGAATAAGCGCATACCTCTCGCGCCTAACCAGTTCTGTAGCTTCGAGACCGTTGCTGGCGATATTCACCAGATATCCAGCCTTTTCCAGAATCTTTTTTATGAGTAACTGGTTGGCCTCGTTATCCTCTACGACTAGAACTCTGGTTTCTTCAATACCGACCGGTGTGAAATCGATATATTCATGGATCTTTCCGATCAGCTCTTCCTCCTTAACCGGTTTCTGGATAACCTCCTGTACCCACTCTCCGACTTCCATTTCTCCACCTGAGGAAGATATCACACCGATAACAACAGACCCGCCGAGCTCTTCCAGTGCTTCAAAAACCTCAGATTTCTCCGTGGGCATATCCATTATCACCAGAGAGGCCCCGAACTCTCTTATAGCCCTGGCCGTGTCTTTGAGATTCTTGATAACTTCGAACTGTATCCCGTTCCTTTTTAGCATCGCTCCGACTATAGTCGAAAAATCCTCGCTGGGCGATGCCAGAATTATCTTGCCGGATTTTACCTGTTCAGGTCTAACCTTCTCTTTAGGTGCCTCCTTCGATAAAGGTGAAGGAATTTTGACAGTCACTTTAGAGCCTTCATTGATTTTGCTCTCGAACCTTATGACCCCGTTCATGAGCTCAACTATTCTTTTGGTAATCGTGAGACCAAGACCTGTGCCTCCGAACTTTCTAGACATCGTACCATCGGCCTGTGTGAAGGGCTCGAAGATCTTGTCTATCTGATCGGCCGAGACCCCGGTTCCAGTATCCTGTACAACATACGTCAGGTTTGAAGCGTCATAATTGACGATTATGGATACATAGCCTTGATTGGTGAATTTCAAACCATTGGAAACCAGATTGGTAAGTACCTGACGTACCCTGAATTCGTCCCCGTCCACAAAATCCGGTACATTTTCAGTTAAGCTGTAAGCGAGATGGAGTCCTTTAGAGTAGGCCATAGGCAAATACGTTTCGACTATCTCTTTCACCAGTTTCGAGGGATTGTATGGAGCTATGAAAAGTTCCAGCCTAGCCGCTTCTATCTTCGAGAGGTCCAGAACATCGTTTATCAGGCTTAGAAGATGTTCACCGCTCCTGTAAATGGTTTTAAGGTATTTCAATCTCTCAAGACTGCCTTCATCGCTCATCAGCAGTTCGGTAAAACCAAGTATCGCATTCATTGGCGTCCTCATTTCATGGGACATGTTGGCGAGAAACTCCGATTTCATCTTGCTGGCCTGCTGGGCTTCTCTGGATACCTTTCTGAGTAATTCGTTGGAATTTTTAAGTCTGTCGAGGGTTCTCTCTATGAATACCATCGTGTCGTTGAGACCGGAAGCTATCTCGCCTAATTCATCATCTGATTTCAAGGTTACCCTCGAGAAAGAACCCTTTTTGATCGACTCGAAACCCTTAAGAAGCTCTGAGAGGGCCCTAGATATGTAAGAATTTAAGGATAAAGAGAGCAAGAAAGAAAATGCGAAGACCCCTGCAACAACGAGAATTAGAATCGGTAGAACTCTGTTTTTAAGAAGTACGAGCAATCCCTCCGACTGGAGGACATATATAGTGGCACCGCCAATGGAAACCTTATCGACTAGAAAGAGCGAGCCGGAATTCAAGAAACTGAAGGCCGGACGCACCTCGCTGACAGTGAAAGGAATCTCTTTAGACCAGTTCTCTTCATCGAGAACGGTTCTAACATACAGACCTGAATCGGAAAACTCCTTCGGAATAACGAAGTGTTCTTCCATGAGCAGAAAGGCTATCGCATCCTGACCAAGAAAACTCGAGAGGCTTTCTATCTCGGCGTTGTCAAAAGTTATACCGATGATGTATTGGATATCGTCACTGACCATTGTGGAGTAATAAATAAGCTGATTGTTGAACATCTTGAATCCGTTTCCCGCACTCGCCATATCGTTCAAAGAATCCTGCAGGAGTCCCGGCCTATTGCGGAGGATAACCACGCTTTCGCCCTTTTCAATCAACAGGTCAACAGCGTTGTCTATGTAATTATCCATTGAGTATCTATCCACATAAGATTTGAAATCGCGTCTCAAGTCTATAAACCATCTATAAACCGACTGTTTTTTGGATTCTAGATAGCTCGTATATTCATCGGTGGCGGCTTTGACAAATATCACCGAGAGGAGAACTATAAGAACAACCAGAACCGCCAGAACAAAAACAAAAAACTGCAGGGATATCTTTCTGCTTAATCTTTTCATGGTCCCTCCAACCTGAAAAGAAGCGTCTACTCCGAATTCTTTATGAGATCAATGAACGCTCTTTTGCCCGGCATCGAACTCCCAAGATACACTTCCAGATGGATGTTTCAGAGTTAAACTGTACCGGCTCCCTGTATCTATGTAAGCGGATAAAGCCAGTATAAGTCTTCCTGAACTTACCACGATGAGAGGATTATATCTAACGGTTTGTACGATTAAACCCTCGCCAATCAAAAAAAGATCGGCCCACGAGTCTTCGACCGGCTGTCCACGCTTGCATTTACCGCTCACTGATATGTATTCAAAATCGACCCGACTCAGTTCTGGCGGTAGCTTGAAGATCATCAGGCCTATCAAGTTTTCAATTCCAATTTCCAATCCATTCAACGCGGAGAGCGGGATAACCGTGACAGAAACCTGAAAACCTGTCGAAGTGATGATCCTCTCTAGAGACGGATCCGTATCCAACGAAAGAATATAATCGACAAAAACTACGCCGAAAATGTTTGTGATAAGTACTATAAAAAGAGCTACTGTCGAGATTCTCTTCATGAATACCTCCGCAAATTCCGAAAGGTATCGTAGAGTATTACCCCTCCGGGGTCATATAGATTATATTATCTTTCGAATCATTCTCACAATCCAAATGCAACTTGTGAGTTTCCAGTCAAGTAAACTCGTAGTTACCCACTAAATTACTAGTCAGTCTGCAATCAGTTGATTTTATCTCTGGCTCCTATTAAGAAAGGCTGTTGGTTGCTGTGTAGTAGTTGGTAAAAGCACAAGAGAAAGAGTTCTTAGAGAGTCCGCTCACGAGAAGGCAAGAATTCTCGGTGAATACCGAAATCGGGTGATTTTAACTGTATAATATTACTGATGTTTTTTGTTTGGGGGAAGCTATGGAAACGATTAAGGTTTATATTGTGGACAATGGCTCTGCGGAGTTAAACTCGGTCTTCAGAAAGATCTCCAAGATCAAAGGAAACATTCATGTCGCCCTTTTGACTGAGGAGCCGGTAAATAAAAACAATCTTCAGATCGATCGTTGCGAAAGGTTGAACAACCTTCTCAAGACGAAGTACGAGGGTTTTTCGAACCTCATCGAAGATCTCATCTTTCTTGTGAAACTGGACGATCCAGTTAATCCGGGAAAGATAGTCGAAATTAACAACAGGGTTGTTGAAAAACTTGGCTACTCTTATGAAACGCTTTTAGGTAAGAACTTTTATTCGCTGATGAGTGATCCCGACAGTTAT
This portion of the Mesotoga infera genome encodes:
- a CDS encoding ABC transporter ATP-binding protein, which translates into the protein MDDVITIRDLHFSYSREEVLRGINLTLKQGEVLGILGPNGSGKSTLMSIICGIQKNWSGSIEIMGSPLKDYTGKRLARILSYIPQSFDPSFDLKVETIVSFGRNPYLKGLSGPGAKDYEIIDEVMELTEIYGFKDRFFSTLSGGEKQRVVIAKALAQEGRILLMDEFTSHLDPGHSRKVGKIATDLVRAKGLSAMAVFHDLNQAIEMSDRLVFMKEGKIEALGEVWETVNPDVIWKVYGLRAQIITNPITELPLVVFYD
- a CDS encoding YbaK/EbsC family protein, giving the protein MISEKVLRVLERHGLKYREFPDGSTPTAVTAAGMLGVAVGQIAKSILFVCKKNGAFLVVCPGDRKVSSSKLKKVTGEKPRLASADETESLTGFLPGGVCPFGLNGVKVLIDEWLREYDKVYPSAGTSGSAVETTFEDLVRITGGEAFDLTNPLDQS
- a CDS encoding serine hydrolase domain-containing protein: MRKIAFICIVVLFSSMILANPLNEVIQRVVDFEGFWGAILVARGDAILHAAGYGMADVERNIPNTPEKKFRIASITKQITAVAILQLVERGELTLDDPLSMYLEGFPNGEKILLKYMLNHSSGIPTMINSEELLENIRVYENDKSLQSAEIEYISTLPLRFEPGTSFLYSNSAYFLLGVIIEKVSGMPYDEYLRENIFKPLGMNNTGYDFNEYDSGWARPYYCQSYVIDDEFIREADWVDRKLPGGAGGLYSTVYDLYLWDRALYGTNILSKESVKIMETPTSQLHEAGYGVFVGTEFIAGQYRRLVYHDGDTKGTSTRISRYVEDDIFVVVLSNIEGKDFTSLAHELAKAVIINDMGR
- a CDS encoding response regulator, which translates into the protein MKRLSRKISLQFFVFVLAVLVVLIVLLSVIFVKAATDEYTSYLESKKQSVYRWFIDLRRDFKSYVDRYSMDNYIDNAVDLLIEKGESVVILRNRPGLLQDSLNDMASAGNGFKMFNNQLIYYSTMVSDDIQYIIGITFDNAEIESLSSFLGQDAIAFLLMEEHFVIPKEFSDSGLYVRTVLDEENWSKEIPFTVSEVRPAFSFLNSGSLFLVDKVSIGGATIYVLQSEGLLVLLKNRVLPILILVVAGVFAFSFLLSLSLNSYISRALSELLKGFESIKKGSFSRVTLKSDDELGEIASGLNDTMVFIERTLDRLKNSNELLRKVSREAQQASKMKSEFLANMSHEMRTPMNAILGFTELLMSDEGSLERLKYLKTIYRSGEHLLSLINDVLDLSKIEAARLELFIAPYNPSKLVKEIVETYLPMAYSKGLHLAYSLTENVPDFVDGDEFRVRQVLTNLVSNGLKFTNQGYVSIIVNYDASNLTYVVQDTGTGVSADQIDKIFEPFTQADGTMSRKFGGTGLGLTITKRIVELMNGVIRFESKINEGSKVTVKIPSPLSKEAPKEKVRPEQVKSGKIILASPSEDFSTIVGAMLKRNGIQFEVIKNLKDTARAIREFGASLVIMDMPTEKSEVFEALEELGGSVVIGVISSSGGEMEVGEWVQEVIQKPVKEEELIGKIHEYIDFTPVGIEETRVLVVEDNEANQLLIKKILEKAGYLVNIASNGLEATELVRRERYALILMDMQMPVMDGYEATRILRDEGYKMPIVALTAHTMQGDEERSISAGCDGFLGKPVKQTDLLETVRYYTGIYGKTGKKREILTLNIADGGGNRNPSEEKIEIFAKEMGLTLEEASDMFEEYGKHIGKTIELIRSLLQRGDLESLAREGHSLKGSGRMYGVEEISELGSKLEIAAKNLRKTDVSDILSQLEKIRRKLW